From the Candoia aspera isolate rCanAsp1 chromosome 3, rCanAsp1.hap2, whole genome shotgun sequence genome, the window TTAGGGTATGTTTTGTTACATGAAGTCCTTCCACATTTTCTCTATTCTGCACATTTTCTCACATTTTTAGTTTCCCATGATATATATGGGGTGTTCATATCCAACCCAATATGGCTGACTCAGCTGCCAACTATGCATGTAACAACTGTTTCTGAAGAGCAGTAGGATGGAGAAAAGATAATAAATACGTTATCTGATGTACATTAATTTCAGTAACTTCCTTCATCTAGCAAATGCAATGAGAATGTGACAAAATCAAGAGGAAAATTGATTTTGATAGCATTAAAGTAGTATATCAAATAGCCTCAAAAGAAGCAAAGTGACCACTTAAATCAGAGTATCAATTCTTTTTCACTTGTAACCAATATTCTGCACAATCCACTCTTCCTTCTAACAACCTGCCAAGAATCAGTAATTTTCCAGTGCTCTGCATCATCAGATCCTGATCATCACATTATCATTCACCAACCCATTAATATAATGAATTAAATCCACAGGATATGCGGCTTTCAGTAGCTGCATGCTACTTATTTATGTATTCCATCTTTCATTTTAATGTCACTGCTGAAAATTCAGACTTTCTCCACCAGTGTCTGGCACTTCCCATCACAGCTGTGTATTGATTACTAATTGCCACCTTATTATGCCTTTCACTTAAATTTCTCAATATATTCTAATGCATACGCTAGCCAAATCTAAATTGGATTCCAGATGCTTGCCGTGTTAGAAACTCATCTAACCATCTGGTTGTGTGTTGAAGCGCCTCCTACCCACCTAGTCATAAATATTCTCCAGTTTTGTTTACGACATGGCAATGTCTCTGGGCAAATTCAGCTGTATTGATTCTTCCCCTGCAGTATATTTTGCAGCTGGACCATTGCTGTCCATTGTAAAAAGCGTGCAGGTCTTAGAATTCTCATGGATTGGAGTGGACTTTTTGGAAGACATTGGAGAGTTGGTTGGGCTCAACTGCACAGCCGTCGTGTCTTGCACAGTATGCTCACTTGTTTCAATTTCAAAGGCTGTGTTCCCAGGCTTGATGAGTCCAATATTGGCTCCTGGCTTGGATTTTCTTGTGCCATGAGCTGGTGGCCTTCGGCTGCAAATGCAACATGCTCCAAAGAAAGTGAATGCCACCACCAGAAGGATGGGACCAATAACAATGGGCGGGTTGTTGACAGGCAGGAAGGTCCCAAAAGCAAATGCTCCTACCAGCGTGATGTTAATACCTGCTAGCATGATGCAGAGTCCGCAGGCACAGCAAAGAGCTGGAGAAGGCAAACCCTGGGGCctggtttttttcttgtttcgcTTCTGGGACAAAGGAGTACTGTTCTTGTCCACGAACATGTTGGCACGTGTCTCAAAAATGCCCCTGGACTTTACTGCAGAACATGCATGAGACCTACAAGATGGCCAGTCTTCTGAACTGCtgtcaaaaaataaaaagcaagaaagGCAAATAAGTAAACATATATCATCCGTGCTGTTTACAAAGATTCACACCGAGGAAAAACATTCTAGTTCACTTACTCACCTCTGCAAATGGGTGTCTGCATTAGGACTGGCTCTACAAGGAAGCAAATTTGTGCATTTACTAGAGATCTAGAATCAGAATGGGGACTATTGAATTGATAATACTACAGCTTCTACTTGTCCCAAGCTCTCCCCAAAGATCAAGAGACAGATAAGGAGAATTCTCAGTTAGCATAACCTGACCCTTCCAGGCTAAAAGGCCTGCTGTGTGCCATGCCCACGGGGTGAGCCAGCCCTGGCTTGAAACCTTGGTCAGTCTTAATTGCCTTGGTTGAGCAATCATATTTGAAAGAATGGTTATTCTGTCCTCTGCTGTTGGCAATGTATATATGTAAAGCTACAGGAGTTCTGTTCCCAGTAACTGTCTCATCCTAGATACTAAATTCAATTGATGTGCTAACTCAATTGATTTATACCattcctttcctctctttcttttttcaatctCTGTCATCAAATAGAGCCACAAACACTTCATTAAAGAACTGTGATTGATTGAACTGGATGATGCCAGTCTGGAAATCAGTGGAAAGGCCATACAGCACTTCAAATTCAAAGGCCTGAAGCCTTGCACAACCTTGCTAAACCCTGGCTTTATTAGGAATTCAATCAATATTCTGGCTATGAATCTATAGTAGCTTTCTacatcctccagatgtattgtatACCCTTTCATTATCTAGCATGGCTTTATACAGGATGAGATGTGTAGTCCCATCATCTGTGCACTGGGACAAAAGATTCAATGGAAGTGATGACTATATAATTCATTGGCCATTTTTCATTAAATGCTGTAAAATTACACTCATAGCACTCAATTAACATTTATACCtgtcttatttcttttttcttaaacttttcttgtatttatttattaaatttatatggctgcctatctcacttgcatgtgactctggatggtgtacacaGTTAAAACACAACTAACGATCACAGCCATCCACtattaaaactaattaaaaaacagttaaaagctaTATTTAAAAGAATACAGTGACAAAAAGACAGGGGAGTACAGTCTAACTATATAGTGTAACCATTTAATTTCCTTGGGATCCCAAGCCTGATGGCGCATccaagttttgagggccttccagaatGCTGGGCCAGTCTCAGCTAGAGGGGAATGAAGTTCCAGAGGCAgttgcaatggcagaaaaggctctctttctgGATCCCACCAAATGAAGCTCCTTGGTCGATAGAACCCACAACATGccccttctgctggacctgataggATGggattggggagagatggtccctcagataaatTGGTCCCATGTCAtttgggctttaaaggtcataaccagcaacttgaaatggacctggaagcaaactggcagccaatgcagcttgtggagcagaggggTAACATGTGCAGTTCTTAGAGCACACACAACCTCCCATGCCACTGCGTTTTGTACCAGTTGGAGCTTCtcaatactcttcaagggcagccccacatagagtgcattacagtaatccattcaggaggtgactagggcatgagtgactgaaaataggacctcctgatccaggaaagggggcaactggtgcacaaaaagaagagtcactggtttgagatgggtggctatataaattgaataaaaaaataaaaaaacaagaagctgtgcaaaggccctcctggctatgactgccacctgctcttcaagtaggagttgtgagtccagaaggacccccagattgcctACCAGGTCcttttggggcagtgcaacccaacCCAGCACCAAATATGGTAAATCTCAAGATACAGAAGgtcccaaaacccaaagccactcagtcttgccagggttcagttgaaccTGTTGTTCCCTACCAGAtccccatagcctccaggcactgagacagtaCATCAGTGGCATTACATCAGTAGCTcaccaggggtggagatgtatagctgggtatcatcagcatactgatggtacctcaccccatggtgacagatgatctcacccagcagcttcatgtagatgttaaataggagcagacagagtactgagccctgtggcaccctacATAGAAGGGGCTGAGAGCCGGACCTCTCGCTCCCAATCAACATTGACCAGAACTGGTctcagaggaaggaagtgaaccagtgcaATACAGTAAAACTTGAATTGCAGCCTGAAAGCAATTGATAACAAGTATGAATCTTGCAACGTGGGTGTGATATTAGGCTACAATATGTAGACTGCAAAATATCAGAAGACCATTAGAGAGCAGTCAAGAGGTATAGAAACTCTAGCTCCTTGCTGCCATTGAGGGGTTATCTGGATGGTTGCACACTATGATGTAAGGAACCCAAATTGTGATGTAATTAATGTAAAGATCTGTCAGATTTGACTTGGTATGTTGATGCCTCTCTGCTGGTCTCTGTTATCAGAAAAAGTGGCATCACTGCAAGTTTCCAACAAAGCAGAGCAGCAAACGGGCAAAAACCTGCTCCAAATGACagttctgttggcagagtgctggaaagcatttggcccaggagagatcagaaaagtcacacaccaggcatttctataaaaataaatttatttacagaaagcacaaaaacatattcacaggcttgtgcattttcataggctctcagagaggagcaaTCTGCTCACtcaggctgcaaggctaaaaactaaccaagtaacaagcaagctgcccttgCCTCAGGCAATGTAACTATtatcacctaaaaagaggacaattaaattcaaccttttcacccggccagaatgattagttaccatagtagcCTTAAtatgtagcagaaaacaatataccaaacaagtTCCATAAGAGAAAGAAGACTGGACACCCTAAACTGGGCCTTACCTAGTAGATCCAGTTTCCCCAGTCTTACCTAACCCTACCTGGGATGAAGGAATTGGCTTTGGATGCACTATATTCAAAGATATTTCATTTACCTTGGTGGACTTGAAATCAGCCCTTCAGCTATGTCAGACTTGGAGCTGGAGCAGCTAAGACATTGTACACATTTAGAGTTAagtcaatgttttgttttttaataggtCGTATACCATGGATATCCTTGACAATTTTTCATATCCCACTTTAGCAATTTATCTTACAGTTACTTCTacccttacttactttatttgcAACATTATCCTTCATTTCCAGCTAAAGATAGTTAAACTCAAATAAGCACTTGGGGGAAAGCCCTCTACTTCTACATTCCAGATGAAAGGTTATTTGAATCCTGCCAAGATAATAGAATAGCCTCAAGCCATGTTTTGAATGGAGAAAATGGCTTGTTTATGCTGAAAGAGCTGAAAGTGTGGGAAAATCCTCTAACAAGTTTCCTGAACTTTAAAATAACTGCAAAGATAAAGTAATTATTTAATCACTGACAGTCTGGAGAAGAAGCTGTTGAATCCCTGCATGGGAGATACACTGTACAAGGAAATTATCTTGTGCTGGCTTAGATTGTACTTGTATTGTCCACTCTAATCAACATTTATGCCTCTTGGAGTCAGCATTATGGTTAAAGCAGCATTTAACCTTGAGATGTTGGGACAAAATCTGCCACTCCGTGGAATCCCCTGTGAGTGGGTTTCATCATATTGTATGAGAATTgttcttctgatttttaaagGATTTGATGTGGAAAAAACCAAAGTCAGAACATTTGTGATACAGCATTCAATATTTCCCTATTGTAGTGTCatctggacagccaagaaaacaaacaagttaaggacagatcatcatggagaacatctCTCTATGCagtctctaagagtcaacactgatttgatggcagataatcaaccAGTGCCTTCTAGAAGCATTGGGATTGCAAGTCCAAACTCTCAATGCTTGAGAGTTGCAATCACAACACATCTGAAGAGGACAAGGTTAGGGAAAATTgttctgagaaagaaaaaaaaatcctaaaatattCCATAAGTGAGGTGCACAGAACACAACAAAGAGAACCACAGTACAGTGCAGTATATGACAATCTATA encodes:
- the TMEM275 gene encoding transmembrane protein 275 codes for the protein MFVDKNSTPLSQKRNKKKTRPQGLPSPALCCACGLCIMLAGINITLVGAFAFGTFLPVNNPPIVIGPILLVVAFTFFGACCICSRRPPAHGTRKSKPGANIGLIKPGNTAFEIETSEHTVQDTTAVQLSPTNSPMSSKKSTPIHENSKTCTLFTMDSNGPAAKYTAGEESIQLNLPRDIAMS